TGAGTTTGCCGTTGGACAGTTTTGGTCTGGTGTACGGTCTACATGGTCCGGGGGATGAGGGtatttttttggaccaactcgaagtccctatttttttttttttgcttagtGATGTTACACATCCATgttttaaagatatattaaaaaaaactataataaacacttttaaaatacattcatttaaaataagaaattgtaaaaaattcacaataaacacttttaaaattgCCTTTAAGATAAGAAATCGTAAATAACATAGTTTATTTTAAcatgaaatatgaataaagAACCTATCAACTACtaacatgaaaatgaaaatgcacATTACTATCCTTTACTTATATGGTTATTCTCGCATTCATGTCGTGTAGGGGCGCTTAAGGTAGTATGTAACTTgtgtattttaagaaatattcattAAGTCATCCCAAGGTTAATAATGCAATTACACATAATATGATTAGGAACCTATCTTTTAAAACTGTAACATTTCAATTCGAGGCAGGGTTGTTTGGATGCATGATACTCCTTCACACACAGCCCATGTACGCGCACATGGGcccaccaggcgggctcgTATACGTACCTTTTGGGCCTGACTTGGTCGGACACAACGCAATTACACGCCACCGAGTGtcacaaaaaaggaaaaattcgCATAATATCATGACGAACATATATATCAAAAGTACAGGTCTGTACTAACATGACATACTGTGGAAGTATTTTAGTGCACTTGATTACATACGAGCACGAGGTTTCATgattttcattcataacataatattaatctcatttcctttctcttttcatccatgaaatatttcatatatgcTTCGTGTATACATGACAATGATCATATGATCCATCACATAACTTTACGAAACAATATATAACATGAAGTACATAGTAATTCCTTTCATTTACAACATGACGTAATGATTATCACATGCATACAGATCATAGCATCATATGTCACATTACATAGAACACATACACATAACACAAACAACATGGTGTGTGAGGGGACAGAGCATTCACCATCATACATCATTCAACTATCTAATTTCAAATGTAAGGTTACTTACTTGATTAGCTAAGTTGATGTTACAAcaaatttatctttaatgaaagttcgatgaTACATATGTTAGACTTCATGCAAACATTAGAATTTTGCACAAGTAGAGTCTTGAATATTTATCTGcttttgttataatattatttatatatcagttttgttttttctgtttggttttttttttctttctttccttctaaAAAATGCTATTGATCCCAACGATTTCTTGAAGTACAACTTAATAACATACTATCAAGCAACAAGCAACAAGCAACAAGCAACATCTCTTCTGCAGAAACAACCTTCAATGAAACAATAATAGCTTCTATGAATGTTCAAAAGCGGATCCACTTCTGAATGCAACATCTCTCCGTATGATTAGGAATTGGATGAATTACTTTTACTGACTCTTTAtgtttgcttttcttttgttacATATGAAGAGTTAACCTTTTTGAATGAACAGAAAATGATGTTTGGTTATCtaacaaacaaacagagaAGGAATACCTTCATAACGTTTTTGTTTGAACAGAAGGGGCAAAAAAAAAGAGGGCTAATGATAATTGAAGCAAAGGAATGGAATCAACGACGTACCGATCTCAGACGGTTGAACATTTTGAAAAGGTACTGTAAGTCCTATTAATGCCGAGAACACCAGCAGTCCCTATAAAAATCCTAAACAAGACATTCATTCaatggttgaaaataaataagaaagttCTATTGCCAAACGTTTTTCTCTTCAGCCTCCTGATTGATTTTGTGCAAAGAAAGATCACCCAAAACCACACACACTACTTTGTTCAAAGATCTTGCACACTCAAACCTACAGCAGTTTAAACCAAAAGtatgtataaaattaaataaaaggcttcaacaacataacatatttgaaaagaacctaaaagaatgaatgaatgaatgaatgaatacCTGGTGGAAGAGACTGCTTCAATTTATCAGCCTTCTCAGAGTCAAAGACGCAGAGCGTGTAAAGGTACTTTGAGCACCGAACCTTGAACTTCACTACATCCTTGCTCCTCTTGATTTTAACTGACCGCGCATCCTTCCTTCTTGCAGTCAGAAGGAAGTCCTTTATCTCATGGATTTGCTTCGGCTGTCCATCCATATATACATACCCAAAATCAACTCTTTATTCTCCAACAACAACTCCAAACATACAAATCCAACTCAGTTCAGGTATTCAATCAACTACTACACTATTATAACAAACATGCCATAGAGATTTAGAACTACTCGGACAAAATGATTCAGTAATGTATCACAAAAGGCTTTCCCAGTTGGTTCAAACAGAAACGTATAAAGGAAGCAAAGAGATTTAACCTTTTGCACCAAGAAATAGTAAACAAAATAACAAGGTCGAAGAACACACACTTGAATCGAGCAATCTCATCCACATTCTTACCAGCACCCGAATCTCAGTTCATTATTCAACAAGATGAAGACTAAAATCCAAGTAAAAACTCACCACAACTGCTGGGAGATCTTTAACATTCGCAAAGTACTCTAAAAATAAACTCAGCAGATTGCCAAACATTTAGAGATCACTAGCATGAATGAGTAAA
The nucleotide sequence above comes from Cucurbita pepo subsp. pepo cultivar mu-cu-16 chromosome LG11, ASM280686v2, whole genome shotgun sequence. Encoded proteins:
- the LOC111804942 gene encoding 60S ribosomal protein L38 isoform X2, which produces MPKQIHEIKDFLLTARRKDARSVKIKRSKDVVKFKVRCSKYLYTLCVFDSEKADKLKQSLPPGLSVQDL
- the LOC111804942 gene encoding 60S ribosomal protein L38 isoform X1, producing the protein MDGQPKQIHEIKDFLLTARRKDARSVKIKRSKDVVKFKVRCSKYLYTLCVFDSEKADKLKQSLPPGLSVQDL